The following are from one region of the Corylus avellana chromosome ca1, CavTom2PMs-1.0 genome:
- the LOC132164389 gene encoding cyclic nucleotide-gated ion channel 1-like, with protein sequence MFVLFGVITVLCVDPLFFYLPVINENDQCIDLDNRLQITAICLRSVFDVIYVANMIFGFLFPRKSSNLDKDRATPEFKKTCFRYLGFVIDILAILPIPQVLVPIILKKMGSSKLLDERNILKALVLLQYVPRVVRIYLSWTKLIQSSKTLARSIWIQAAFNFFVYILASYVLGAFWYFLSIERQTNCWDKACIDHACIPGSFRCGGKLQNNTFLDDFCRVQTLNTTQFDFGIFREALESGAVSSTNIPQKIMYCFWWGLRNLSSLGQNLETSNYLWENFFSIFILIFGLLLVLYFIGSVQTYIQMITEKATQKAQMDAEKLEEIDRQMKIKKLTIRLWISRNQIPDSMKEQIFSCIKQTLERNKDFDTEKPIHHLSGKDLLKEIKLHLCLPLLRKVQGLKNEKEYLLRSICESLKPLYYNEDSYIIREGEPLNAMLFITQGSVWCFKTSNGENGEGPQCIEKGEFYGEELLEWGFNGSPSPKLSDYPISTKTVKTFTKVEAFALTANDLKILVARHSDALSNAKTKFTQAARRCLKEKKNENSTAQQ encoded by the exons ATGTTTGTACTGTTTGGTGTCATTACAGTACTATGTGTTGACCCTTTGTTCTTCTACCTTCCCGTAATCAACGAAAACGACCAGTGTATTGATTTGGATAATAGATTACAGATCACCGCTATTTGTTTGCGGTCGGTCTTCGATGTGATTTATGTTGCCAATATGATTTTCGGATTTCTTTTTCCTCGAAAAAGTAGTAATTTGGACAAGGATCGCGCTACTCCTGAGTTTAAAAAGACGTGCTTCAGGTACTTGGGCTTCGTAATTGACATCCTTGCTATTCTTCCAATCCCACAG GTTTTAGttccaattattttaaaaaaaatgggaagcTCAAAACTTTTGGACGAAAGGAATATCCTAAAAGCCTTAGTTCTGTTGCAATATGTGCCAAGAGTTGTCCGAATCTACTTATCATGGACGAAACTTATCCAAAGTTCCAAAACACTTGCTAGAAGCATATGGATTCAAGctgccttcaatttttttgtatatatccTTGCCAGCTAT GTACTTGGAGCCTTTTGGTACTTTCTCTCTATCGAAAGACAGACGAATTGTTGGGACAAAGCCTGTATTGATCATGCATGTATCCCAGGTTCTTTTAGATGTGGTGgcaaattacaaaataacacaTTTTTAGATGATTTTTGTCGTGTACAAACATTGAATACGACGCAGTTTGATTTTGGAATATTCCGTGAAGCCCTTGAATCTGGTGCTGTGTCTTCCACAAATATTCCACAAAAGATCATGTACTGTTTTTGGTGGGGCCTCCGAAATTTGAG TTCTCTCGGTCAAAACCTTGAAACAAGTAACTATCTCTGGGAAAActtcttctccatttttattttgatctTTGGTTTACTACTGGTTTTGTATTTCATCGGTAGTGTGCAG ACATACATACAGATGATAACTGAGAAGGCAACTCAGAAGGCGCAGATGGACGCTGAGAAGTTAGAGGAGATTGATCGccaaatgaaaattaaaaaattaaccataCGGTTGTGGATATCTAGAAACCAGATTCCTGATTCTATGAAAGAGCAGATCTTCTCCTGCATAAAGCAAACACTGGAAAGAAACAAAGATTTTGATACGGAAAAACCGATCCATCATCTTTCCGGCAAAGATCTCTTAAAGGAGATTAAGCTTCATCTTTGCTTACCCCTACTAAGAAAA gtgcaaggccttaaaaatgaaaaggaataCTTGCTTCGATCGATCTGCGAATCTCTCAAGCCATTGTACTACAACGAGGACAGCTACATTATCCGGGAGGGAGAGCCACTGAATGCGATGCTCTTCATCACACAAGGCAGTGTATGGTGCTTCAAAACCAGTAATGGAGAGAATGGTGAGGGCCCTCAATGTATTGAAAAAGGTGAGTTCTACGGAGAAGAACTTCTAGAGTGGGGGTTCAACGGCTCCCCCTCACCCAAACTATCAGACTACCCAATCTCCACAAAAACTGTCAAAACCTTTACAAAAGTTGAAGCCTTTGCGCTTACGGCCAATGACTTGAAAATATTAGTTGCCAGGCATTCCGACGCACTTTCTAATGCAAAAACGAAATTTACACAAGCAGCTCGGCGGTGCCttaaggaaaagaagaatgaaaattCCACAGCACAACAGTAG